A window from Spirochaetota bacterium encodes these proteins:
- a CDS encoding DedA family protein, translated as MKNPLRSLYDWVLSWADKPGGNVALYSISLAESSFFPIPPDPLLIAFCLSKPKESLKFAFFTTLFSVIGGVIGYLIGVFLFETVGKAIINFYNYWDAYNKVKELFDTYGFIAVMIAGFTPIPYKVFTIASGSFYFNLPLFIIASILSRGARFFLEAVILLFFGEKAKEFIDKYFDWLAIAFVILLVGGFLILRYVI; from the coding sequence ATGAAGAACCCTTTGAGATCTTTGTATGACTGGGTTTTGAGTTGGGCTGACAAACCCGGTGGAAACGTAGCACTGTATTCCATATCACTTGCGGAGTCTTCTTTCTTCCCAATACCTCCAGACCCTCTACTCATAGCATTCTGCCTATCAAAACCAAAAGAGAGCCTTAAATTTGCATTCTTCACAACATTATTTTCTGTCATAGGTGGAGTAATAGGTTATCTAATAGGAGTCTTTCTTTTTGAAACAGTTGGTAAGGCTATTATAAACTTCTACAATTACTGGGATGCATATAACAAAGTTAAAGAACTTTTTGATACCTATGGCTTTATAGCAGTTATGATAGCAGGCTTCACTCCTATACCATACAAAGTATTCACAATCGCATCAGGCTCATTCTACTTCAACCTACCACTCTTTATTATAGCATCCATATTAAGTAGGGGGGCTAGGTTTTTCCTTGAAGCCGTGATACTACTGTTCTTCGGAGAAAAAGCAAAAGAGTTCATTGACAAATATTTTGACTGGCTTGCGATAGCATTCGTAATACTCCTTGTAGGGGGCTTCTTGATTTTAAGATATGTTATATAG